Within the Nicotiana tabacum cultivar K326 chromosome 11, ASM71507v2, whole genome shotgun sequence genome, the region CATTTTTAAGGTATATGCATATACATATACTCCTTTTGTCCTAATTTATATGACATTCTTTACTTTTTCATTAGTCCCAATAAGAATGATTCCTTTCGATATTAagtaacaattcaactttaaattatttttttacccttaatgaaatAATTTCTAGCCAcacaaatttttatgatttgtcttagaccaaaagttttaaaaagttttatttattttttaaacttcatgcGCAATCAAACAccttcacataaattgagacagAGGAAATACAAAATTTCTGTCAAAGTTTACATGCCCGATCACCCCTCAGCGTTACACATAGGTCCTCCTATGCTAGTAAGCACTAGTATTCAAGTTGGTTTTATCTATAAGAATTTTCAATTTCCATTATTTTCTATCTTTTGATAGATCTGCCTTGATTCCTAGGTAATAAAGTGAGactaaaaagataagaaaaaacaGAACACATTATGGACATTGGACAAACATTGATGATTTGAATTTTGACATGTTAACTACTCTCCTACTCACTAGAAACTAGAAACAATGGTAATGAGTAATTCTACTATAGTGAGTAAAAAAAAGGTTGATTACCACATGGCACATGGCCCATTCCCCCGCCAGTCATGGCGAAAATACAACACATTTTGTCAACTTTCAAGAAAGCTAAACCTCCATATAGACAACACAACCCCTCTTTACTAATTAACATCACTCCAAAAATCCCACATTTGAGTTGCATGCTTTCTCATTTTGCTGCAATTAATGGCAAAGAATAAGTCATTTTTGTTATTCTTTATTGTTTTCAGCTTCATTTCTGGGAGTTTATCACAGTATGAGTTGGAGGAACTAACATGGTTAGATGACAGAGATGATGAAATTTCTATGTTTCATAACCAGCATTCTGCTATGAGAAGATGTGATTTAACTTCTGGAAAATGGGTTTATGATCAATCTTACCCTCTTTATGATTCTAGCTGCCCGTATCTTAGTACTGCTGTAACTTGTACCAAGAATGGCCGTCCTGATTCTGACTATGAAAAATGGAGGTGGAAACCTCATGGTTGTGAAATTCCTAGGTAATTGAAGTTATAATGTCTTGTTcttttaggtttttttttggccgagggtctatcggaagcATGGCTATCTATCTTTTCAACGCAGGAGTAAGTAAGGTCTGCATATatactaccctcctcagaccccacctGTGAGATTACAttagatttcattgttgttgttggtataagGGTAAAAATTGTCCATGTACTATACAAAATATCTAAATTTTACTAACCATTATATGTTGGCCACATAAGAGGAGCCATGGTGTAACGGGTAAAGTTGTTGTTTTATAACCAgtacgggttcgagccgtgtaAATAACTTCTTACAGAAATGCAGAGTAAGCctacgtacaatagacccttgtggtccggccctttctCGGACCTCGCGCATAGCGGGAGGTTAGTGCACTGGACTGCCCTTTATTATATGTTGGCCACTCATATGCCTTTAGCAAATCGTCTAGTATTTATTCTTGATTCTTACAGAGCTCAATCCAAAAGTATAACAGGAGGTAATTGTAAACCATATTTGAAAGTAGATGGCTAAATTTGAACATTTTACTCGAATTATTTTTGTCATGTAAAATTCACCCTATGCTGGAGCTTTGTTAAAATCAAGGTCAAATACGAGATAATTTGCAAACGATAAGGGTATGAATGCCCCAAAGTAGAGCAAAAAGTTAAGATATTTTGGTGTTTATGACCTTTCTCTTTTGTTGGTTGAATTGTTGGAAATATTCATATGATGGCCTAACTTTCTTGGTTGAATGtaggtttaatgcattggaattTCTTGGAAGGATGAGGAAGAAGAGAATAATGCTTGTGGGAGATTCAATAGTGAGGAATCAATGGGAGTCTCTTGTTTGTTTAGTTCAATCTGTTATCCCTATGGCTAGAAAAACAGTAACCTATGTTGGTCCTACTATGGCCTTCCATGCTATGGTGAGAAAGTGTTAGAATCTTGTTTCGCTTATTACGAGAATTTACTTCTAGTTATCCGTCAGTCAGTGTATAGAAGTTAAACTCTTTCGTTATTATTATAACTGGAATTGATATAAAACATGgtactaaaaattcaaaactagTTAACTGATGGTTGATTGATCTTTTTAAGGATTTTGAGACAACAATAGAATTCTGCTGGGCACCTTTTCTGGTTGAATTGAAAAAAGGACCAGAAAACAAGAGAATATTGCATTTGGACATGATTGAAGAGAATGCAAAGTATTGGAGAGGCGCTGATGTTCTTGTTTTTGATTCAGCTCATTGGTGGACTCACTCCGATAAATATAGTTCGTAAGAtatatttcactttcttttttacCCTTTCTCCTCGCTTATGATTCTCACTCATGAGAAGGGGAGACTTGGCGtaactgataaagttgttgtcatgtgaccaggagaccacgggttcgagccgtggaaacagcctcttgcagaaatgtagggtaaggttgcgtacaatagacccatgtggtccggcccttccccggatccCGCATAgagggagcttagtgcaccggactgtcCTTTATGATTCTTGAATATGAAGGCAATTTCTTTAATGCAATGCTATGAGGTCATTAACATAGTTTTATTGAACCATTTAATTGAAACTCAGGTGGGACTTAGTAATGGAAGGAAACAGTTTCTATAGAAACATGAACCCAATGGTTGCCTATGAGAAAGGACTAATGACATGGGCTAAATGGGTAGACTTGAATCTTGATCCTCGAAAAACTCGAGTTTTCTTCCGAAGCATGTCGCCTCGACATAACAGGTACTCATCTTGATTACCACATTTCCGCAAAATATGCAGTTCTCTATATATCCCGTTCATAGAATGTGTGAGAAAAATGTTtgatttcagatattttattatGATTCGTATAATATTGGTCTGAGATGAACTTAAATTGAGCAAGACATggtcagtgaggattcatatagtcgaCCCCTATTTGCTTGAGACTGAGgtttagttgttgttgttgcactaTGATTTGTTAGGGAAAATGGATGGAAATGCTTTAATCAGAGGGAGCCATTGGAATTCTTTAGTCACCCTCATGTTCCGGAACCACTGCTGGTGCTAAAAGAAGTGCTAAGAAGGATGAGTTTTCCGGTATCTTTCCAGGATATAACGACAATGACAGCTCTTCGTAGAGACGGGCATCCTTCTGTTTATAGTAAGTTCGTAAGCCAAACGGGTAAGCAGCACTTAGGAGACTATAAATCTGATTGTAGCCATTGGTGTCTTCCCGGAGTACCTGATACCTGGAACGAAATGCTGAACGCCATGCTCTAATTAGTAAAATGTACTATCGATTTAGTTTAGGAGGTCATCATTGAGATGACTTGTTTTTCAATGTTGAGTTCTCTTCCCTTTATATTTTAGCCTGGTGTTTTCTAGCACTTACTTCAGTGCTGAGTGTTTGATGTAAACAACTGATGCTTCTGAATGCGCATAACTGTGTTAGTTCTTGAAGTCTAAGCAGTTTCATatgtccaaattaatgaaatgaGAGGGATTTGCGTTCTTAATTCGTACTATAAAAATATTTGGCAAAATGACACTTTATAGCCACTCTTAcataatagccgaaaaatgtatatttttgtataaattttatacacttttgtgGTTACtcgatgtaaatagtttctgccGCAGGCTAAAAGTGATCTTTCCCCTAAATATTTTTTTGTCATCTCTTCATTTGTGGAGTAAGCTTTAACAGCttaaacattgatcaaatgatggTGTTTATCAATATGACAGCAGCATGCTTGCCTTTTACACTTTAGCTTTTGCCTTATAGCAATGGTCCTTCTCTTACTTTTTCCACATTCTGATGTAGACAATGTTATGATCAAAAGAAGAACTATATCTCTGACTAGAAGACAACAAAATACAACCTATTACAATACTTCATGTATTGCTAGAGAATTCAACCTATTACTGAGCATTTGAAAGCCCTTTAAGCCCTGATTTAGCCTATGTTGCACAGTTGTCGGATCCTTCAAAAGTGTACCACCTTTGGAGGATCCGACGCGCCATtgacattttcggagagtccgaacAACATAGGATTTAGTTGTATGTTAAATACTAAGTGCGTTCTAAAAGTATGAtgacaacaacaaacctagtgattcccacaagtggggtttggggagtgTAAGATGTAtgcaaccttacccctaccctggaaagGCAGAGAGGTTGTCCGATATACCCTCGGTTGGAATAAGAATGAAATGCCTAAAATTCTCGCTCTTTTCTGCAGTCTTTTAAAACAGTTTTACTAAACTAACTAATTAGAAGAGACATTGTTAGCCTAGATACAAAACATAAATATTAGCTTCTTCGCCAACAGAAGTTAAAGAAACCTAAAAGTTTTACTAATTCTCAGTATTCTCATGTTGCAACCCTTAAAAGTTAAAAGTGTGCAGCAGATTTTTTGGAACTATTGTAATTTAGTTGCATTattgaataaagaaaaaaagagacaaATAACAGAAACTATAACTTTCCTATAATCTATCCCAGCTATTGAGGAACAAACTTCTTCCTTAATTTAGCAATCTCCTTATCATTCAATCCAAATGCCTTTATCAAAAGCTCCTCTTTAATTCCTGTTCCAAAAATAGCAGTTGGGATTTTCACCAATCCAGGATTTTGGCTGTTAaaacttcccaaaatagcagctggGGTATCACCAACATTCATTTGGAAGTGAACTAAACCTTTTGGAAACACCATCACTTCTCCTTTCTCAATAACCTTAGCAAAAACTCGGTTTCCTGAATCAACAAACCCCGAATAAATCTTCCCCTCGAGCACGAATGCAGTTTCAGTGGCCCTCGGATGAAAATGTGGCACGTTGACACCATCAACGTCAAAATCAGCGCGCACAAATGACATGCCTAATGTGTTCAGTCCAGGAAAGACAGTGGAGCTAACTGGAATGGATGAAAATCCAGTATGTTTAAAGTTCCCTGGATCTTTAATACCTGAATAGATAAAATCTTCGACTGTGACCAACGATGAATTCTTGCAAGAAAGGAAGATTGAAGAGAATTCTGCCCTTGGTATGCAGTAGTCATGAACTGGATCAGGATCATATGCTAGGACAAGATAGCTCTGAAGAAAAATAACTAGAAAAACTATCATTTGAGGAGGAATCATGGTGTAGGATCAACACTAAAGAATGAAAAAGGTGGAAATTTCAACCCTGAGTAATGTAGACATATAGAAGTATATAATAGTAAGAAAAAAGAATGAAACCGATTGAATGATTCTATTCAAAAACTGGCCTACTgttatgaaatatatatatatatggaaatgTTTTCTTTTTATAGGAGTAATTATTGAGGAAATAATGATGTGGTGCTACACAAGCAAGGCTTTGCTTGAGAACTAAGCTAAGAAGGATTAGTTAGTCACAACACCAATGGCTGCAGCAGACAGTGATTTGCCATGCTTCTGCTGTTGTCTTCTTGCAAGATAAATGGCAAAAAGTGATGATTCACTCTGATAATCTTTATTTAAAATAAGGTCCCCAGGGAAAGGAAAAAGGTATAGGAACTATATTATTCTTAAATCAAAAGACAAGTGAAAATAATGTAGCCATATTTTCACATCTAACCACCCcaaaaggcaaagaaaatgatAACATTGACAACCCCACATGATGACAgcattctctttctctttttttttctttgtgtaCTAGTGCTGTCTGGCTAGCTTGTACAGACCTTAATTGTTTCACTGTATATTTATTCAGATATAAATATTGAATAACTCTACCCATAAAAACTTGATCATATGATGGTAGCGTCCTTGTGCTCCTTTTATCAAATAGCTAAGGGGACCAAAGTAATTGTTCAGAATTTCTGGTAGTGGACTATATCATCACCAGTACTAACAACTCTATAATGGTTTAGGTGGATACAATTCCACCACTTCCCCCTCCAAATTCCTTCCACCTAGCTAGTCACTTTTTgacctttttttgattttttttctcccTTTATCAGGTTTAGCACATGGTGCTAACTCGTCATACTAGTAAAAACTTGTCATTTACGGTGAGACTACGCTGTAACAGGGGCGAAATCAATTTTTGCTAAGGATGGTCTGTCGAGATATTATGAAAAATTACACTAcatatataagtaaaatattaaattttagatatatataatatatatgaaaTATCCTTTGTTGGATTTTTTTTAACTTCTTTCAAATCTGAACACCCTTCAAAAAATTCTGGCTTTGCCACTGCGCTGTAAGGTTCTTGATTGATTGATCTTGTTGTGGTTGATGCCTTCTGCAATGTAAATGTCATCTAAGTTATTAGTTTCCACTTAGATGCCTTAGAAGTTACGTTCCAGCAGATTCAGACTATGTTGCCTTAGATGACATTTGgactatacccgctttttgggtcacgttttaacttgtgcccgctttgcagaAAAAATTGCAAATGTATCCATTTAACTTCAgtatacggggctgaagtagcaaaggcaatcacgcaaaacttcagcattctagtagacgggcctgaagtagcaaagccagtgctgaagtttttttgtcctggataaggtgctgaagttatttagttcatttttaaaaacttcagcactaaaataactgaagtttttttgtcctgaattcgttagttttgtcataaagctttttcaaaaacttcagcagaagatgttgaatttatttagttcatttgtaaaaactccAGCACTAAtaagttgaatttttttttgtcctggataagctttttcaaaaactttcagCAGAGATGCTAAAGTTATTAGTTCaattgtaaaaacttcagcactatataagctaaAGTTGAATCCATAAGATCATAAGCAAAAACTTAAATCCCAGTATTTCCAAGTGAAGTAGCAGCCAGCTCAAGATGAAAAAGGAGACAATAATTACATGCGACTAAAATAAGTTTAATACCAGTTCAATATCTTCCCACGAATCTGACAGAATTAGTCTATTCAAAACAAGAAGTAATGGGTCAATTTCCGTATAGTTCATCATAAATGTAAAACAGTATTGCGAGAGATTAAAAAAATACGGATTGTTTGTCTGCTTGCCTAGTCGAGGTAGAAAGTTATATTCTTTTATTCTTTGCTGTTTGATTTCTTTGTTCAGGTTGCAGTAAAAGCGAAATTAATCATAGTGTCTTTAGTTGTTAATAGAAGAGAAGAAAACGAAAGAGGAGGAGTAGAAAGGGACTAAAGTTATTTAAAAActaggtacaagttaaaactttttttaaaaatgggtataagttaaatgggGGAGACCAAATAGGGTGCCCCGTGTAATTTTTACCTTTGTAATAACCAAATGAAAAATAAGTGGAAACTAATAAGAAGTTAGAAGTGCATCTGTAATTCTGTGCAGTAGTGatagaatttattttttttcataacaGAATTTTACCAGCTATATAATACAATTGTTTAATCAATACTTTCCAGAAAATATGCATGAAAATTGAGACAGTGCAAACACAATTCCAAGATAGAACCAAAGAAGACATCAACACAACATCTCAAGATAGAACTAGAGAAAGAGATCTATGATAATGGCCAGAACTGGAAATAATTTGTAGATCTTAGATGGTATTGATTTGAAACCGTTTAGTATTGACTGAATGGTTGTTCAAAAAATTTCTATTTGGCTTAACCAATAAACCACCCGATAACCACCCGATAATCGTTAATCCGATACCAATCCGTCCGTTGTCTTATTGGATTGCTAgcggattactacatttataatccgataaccgATAATATGAAGTTTATGGTCCGACCCCTAACCACAGCTCGTGCACAAAGTGGGTGAGACTAGACGTCAATATGAAGTTTCCATAGAATACAGATCGCTTAGTGAAAACAAGCAGATTGACAACAGCTGGTCATgcatgtttgaccaaaaaatgtgATTCTTCGCTCAAATAATTAAATCTATGTACTAAGGGGTTAAAtctaattaataataatatttttagatGCGAGTTATGAAAGCATGATCAATATTGAACAGATCTAGTAGAAAAATAATAATGGTGTGTGACAATCATCTCAAATAACGTGAGTAATAAATGAGCTTAGTGCACAGGGCtgccctttctttttttttttactctatCTGGCGAAACGGGCTTAAAAGTTGGGCTTGCTGAAAGTGATCAAATTGCTCTTTCTAATTTGTTATTTAAGACACTCGAGCCTTCATCCTCACCAACAGGCAACAGCAAGAACCATACGTCCACCTGAACTTGCTGCCAAAAACAGACCTtaactcccaagtccaaaactaATTTCCTTCTAAACTTTTATTAAGGAGTATCCTATTCCTAATGGACTGCAACACATTGGATCATCTGAAATTCAGAAACAGAGTAGTTAATGCAGAGAAACAAACACTCCAACTTCCcaaaaagaatataagttagaaAGGCTTCCATACATGATAGATCCTGTAATACTAGTGTCCTCACAGTTAACCTTGCTCATAAATTTTAATGGAAATTAGTGACCGAGCGAAAAGAGAAGCAGcaataaaatgaataaaatacAAACATAAAACATGAACACTACAAATTAAAAAAAGGCATTTGCAGGACAAAAATAGAGAGagtaaaacaaaatagaaaagagCAAGATGATATATCATCTTTCATTGGTGCATATCAACTTCAGCATTATTACAGGCGTAATGCAGGAAGAAAGTGTCAAGAGATGAAAACCTAAATGGTCGAGAGCTGAGACCGTCATTTGGGCTGAAGGGGTCGAAAGATGGAAAATCAAAATCTTTCCTGTTTCTTGAATATAGTATGTACAAATAGACAGAAATTAACGGCAGTGCTAAGTTGGCAAGGGCAAGAAACAATACATGCTTTGAGGGATGGAAAACAGTAGTTTTTATATAAGTCATTAAACTTGAGGTATAGAATGAAAGACACATATGATTCTGACAGTTTCCTGGAGCTACTGGATTCAATGCACGTGTAACAGGCAGCACCCAAATGTGTTACGTTAAAGAAGTTActtacaataaataaataaataaaccaacACATAATGACTGTCCAAGAGGTAGGTCCTGAAAAATTTCAACACTAATCCTTCTTCGTATCGTTGATGCAATCAGTCCTGTTTTCTTAAACTGCATGTCAGAGGAACTGCACAAGTACCTTGTCACAGGTCCAAATAATCTGATAATTTATCAACTAGAAAATCCAATGTGACGTGAAAAGTCACACATCAGTTGCAAGTATACTTCCAGCAAAACAAAGTACTTTTTTCCACAGGGCAATCATACACAgtaaaatgaaataagaatttcAATACATTGCGTCAAATCATGTAAGTCAATCTTGCACCATCCAACTAGCAGTAAGCAGCAGCATTATTCATAGacagaaatctttagccttattAATAAGAGGCATTAGCAGGAAAAAGATTTTTAGATGACGAGGAGGAGGCAGATGAAAGAACCTAAGTATATGAAGACAATCTCTCTCTTTCTTCCatcgttcttctttttttgggTACGATTAGGAGTGGCAAACtggcgggtcgggtcggatatggttcgggtcaCAATCGGGTAATAAAAACGGATCAAATATCCGACCCggcccatatttaatacggataaaaaacaggttaaccggcggataatatgggttacctatattatccatgacttcttgtatgtgatcacttttgggagaattcttagtctccctaacttgaggaacccccaatttgaggcttcacaaatgtaaaagttagactcattggttatccattggttactcattggttatccattttctaaatggataatatggttcttatccatatttgacccgtttttaaaaagttcattatccaacccattttttagtgtataatatgggtggttaactgttttctttgaaccattttgccaccccCAGGTACGATACATGAAGATGGTCTTTTCTATTCATGAAATGG harbors:
- the LOC107805204 gene encoding protein trichome birefringence-like 36 isoform X1, whose amino-acid sequence is MAKNKSFLLFFIVFSFISGSLSQYELEELTWLDDRDDEISMFHNQHSAMRRCDLTSGKWVYDQSYPLYDSSCPYLSTAVTCTKNGRPDSDYEKWRWKPHGCEIPRFNALEFLGRMRKKRIMLVGDSIVRNQWESLVCLVQSVIPMARKTVTYVGPTMAFHAMDFETTIEFCWAPFLVELKKGPENKRILHLDMIEENAKYWRGADVLVFDSAHWWTHSDKYSSRPRVRAVETASCRNVGWDLVMEGNSFYRNMNPMVAYEKGLMTWAKWVDLNLDPRKTRVFFRSMSPRHNRENGWKCFNQREPLEFFSHPHVPEPLLVLKEVLRRMSFPVSFQDITTMTALRRDGHPSVYSKFVSQTGKQHLGDYKSDCSHWCLPGVPDTWNEMLNAML
- the LOC107805202 gene encoding germin-like protein subfamily 3 member 2, with the translated sequence MIPPQMIVFLVIFLQSYLVLAYDPDPVHDYCIPRAEFSSIFLSCKNSSLVTVEDFIYSGIKDPGNFKHTGFSSIPVSSTVFPGLNTLGMSFVRADFDVDGVNVPHFHPRATETAFVLEGKIYSGFVDSGNRVFAKVIEKGEVMVFPKGLVHFQMNVGDTPAAILGSFNSQNPGLVKIPTAIFGTGIKEELLIKAFGLNDKEIAKLRKKFVPQ
- the LOC107805204 gene encoding protein trichome birefringence-like 36 isoform X2, whose translation is MAKNKSFLLFFIVFSFISGSLSQYELEELTWLDDRDDEISMFHNQHSAMRRCDLTSGKWVYDQSYPLYDSSCPYLSTAVTCTKNGRPDSDYEKWRWKPHGCEIPRFNALEFLGRMRKKRIMLVGDSIVRNQWESLVCLVQSVIPMARKTVTYVGPTMAFHAMDFETTIEFCWAPFLVELKKGPENKRILHLDMIEENAKYWRGADVLVFDSAHWWTHSDKYSSWDLVMEGNSFYRNMNPMVAYEKGLMTWAKWVDLNLDPRKTRVFFRSMSPRHNRENGWKCFNQREPLEFFSHPHVPEPLLVLKEVLRRMSFPVSFQDITTMTALRRDGHPSVYSKFVSQTGKQHLGDYKSDCSHWCLPGVPDTWNEMLNAML
- the LOC107805204 gene encoding protein trichome birefringence-like 36 isoform X3 gives rise to the protein MQSKPTYNRPLWSGPFSDLAHSGRFNALEFLGRMRKKRIMLVGDSIVRNQWESLVCLVQSVIPMARKTVTYVGPTMAFHAMDFETTIEFCWAPFLVELKKGPENKRILHLDMIEENAKYWRGADVLVFDSAHWWTHSDKYSSRPRVRAVETASCRNVGWDLVMEGNSFYRNMNPMVAYEKGLMTWAKWVDLNLDPRKTRVFFRSMSPRHNRENGWKCFNQREPLEFFSHPHVPEPLLVLKEVLRRMSFPVSFQDITTMTALRRDGHPSVYSKFVSQTGKQHLGDYKSDCSHWCLPGVPDTWNEMLNAML